A single genomic interval of Deinococcus fonticola harbors:
- a CDS encoding lysophospholipid acyltransferase family protein, whose product MTDAARPQPESDRKVPKHAEERTPVVNPLMYRLVITATYLPVIFSDMHLEIHGRENVPPPGTPLVVAANHVSALDPFLVAKALPPGRYLQFMAKKELFKPVIGWIIRTGGSFPVDREGNDVGAVRTAVRILKDNGTVGIFPQGHRGGTEMQGGVALIAAKGRSPILPAGISRDEKRWIVRFGQPIEARGGIKATTEELDRVLKTLAQPVGMKL is encoded by the coding sequence ATGACCGACGCCGCCCGTCCCCAACCGGAAAGCGACAGGAAGGTGCCGAAACACGCCGAGGAACGCACGCCCGTCGTGAACCCCCTGATGTACCGCCTGGTGATCACCGCCACCTACCTCCCCGTCATTTTCAGTGACATGCACCTCGAAATTCACGGGCGCGAGAACGTCCCCCCGCCCGGCACGCCCCTCGTGGTGGCGGCCAACCACGTGTCCGCGCTCGACCCCTTTCTGGTCGCCAAAGCCCTCCCGCCGGGACGTTACCTGCAATTCATGGCGAAAAAAGAACTGTTCAAACCCGTGATCGGGTGGATCATTCGCACGGGCGGCAGCTTTCCGGTCGACCGCGAGGGCAACGACGTGGGGGCCGTGCGTACCGCCGTGCGCATCCTGAAAGACAACGGCACCGTCGGTATTTTCCCCCAGGGGCACCGGGGCGGCACAGAAATGCAGGGCGGCGTGGCTCTCATCGCCGCCAAAGGCCGCTCACCCATCCTGCCCGCCGGCATCAGCCGGGACGAGAAGCGCTGGATCGTGCGTTTCGGCCAGCCCATCGAGGCACGCGGCGGCATCAAGGCCACCACCGAGGAACTTGACCGCGTGCTCAAGACCCTGGCGCAACCCGTCGGCATGAAGCTGTAA
- a CDS encoding ABC transporter ATP-binding protein, which translates to MTAQRSAQLTDQRTDQPPASRDQLSAIDVHVQAGSFPAVRGVSASFQAGRFSAIIGPNGAGKSTLLRALLGLSPVKSGRVELLGRPLAAWGRSERSRLLAYLAQTEALPPETRVRDVVALGRGAGGWKWGLIPTHPWTPADEQGVQDALHKTDTLRFADRRVTELSGGEKQRVALARALAAGPRFLLLDEPTNHLDLGYALEVIRYLQCEVAGGLGVVAVLHDLNLAARADHVLLLHEGRVLAGGTPEQVLTPEHLHAAYQVRVKVLRDEGRLIIIPEN; encoded by the coding sequence ATGACGGCCCAACGGTCGGCCCAGCTAACGGATCAGCGGACGGATCAGCCACCAGCCAGCCGCGATCAGCTTTCCGCCATCGACGTTCATGTGCAGGCGGGCAGTTTCCCGGCGGTAAGGGGCGTCAGTGCCTCGTTTCAGGCGGGGCGGTTCTCCGCGATCATCGGGCCGAACGGCGCGGGCAAAAGCACGCTGCTGCGCGCCCTGCTGGGCCTCAGTCCCGTGAAATCCGGGCGGGTGGAGCTGCTGGGCCGCCCGCTGGCGGCGTGGGGCCGTTCGGAACGTTCACGCCTGCTGGCTTACCTGGCGCAAACCGAAGCCCTGCCGCCCGAAACCCGCGTGCGGGACGTGGTGGCGCTGGGGCGCGGCGCAGGCGGCTGGAAGTGGGGCCTGATTCCCACACACCCCTGGACGCCCGCCGACGAGCAGGGGGTGCAGGACGCCCTGCACAAAACCGACACGCTGAGGTTCGCGGACAGGCGCGTCACGGAACTGTCCGGCGGCGAGAAACAGCGGGTGGCCCTGGCGCGCGCGCTGGCGGCCGGGCCGCGCTTCCTGCTGCTGGACGAACCCACCAATCACCTCGACCTGGGGTACGCGCTGGAGGTCATCCGTTACCTTCAGTGCGAGGTGGCGGGCGGCCTGGGCGTGGTGGCGGTGCTGCACGACCTGAACCTCGCGGCCCGCGCCGATCACGTGCTGCTGCTGCACGAGGGGCGCGTGCTGGCCGGGGGCACGCCGGAGCAGGTGCTCACGCCGGAGCACCTGCATGCCGCGTACCAGGTGCGCGTCAAGGTGCTGCGCGACGAGGGCCGCCTCATCATCATCCCGGAGAATTGA
- a CDS encoding threonine/serine dehydratase codes for MIELSDVQAAATRLEPHVHRTPVLTSRTLNAALGRELLFKADHLQKTGSFKVRGALNAALQLPAGTPGLVALSSGNHAQGVAFAARVLGVPATIFMYDDSTDLKRGAVRAYGAAVMDSPRAEGDIHAREYAAQHGFHFIHPYDDRHVMAGQGTQGLEFTQQVKDAPDAVLVAVGGGGMVSGIATVIKAVWPHTRVIGVEPAVADDARQSLAAGKRVSLPAPPQTVADGVRSLSVGALTFPVMQGRVDEIVTASEDSIRAAHRLMMQHLKQVVEPTAALPIATLLEGKNLPERLGVFICGGNWLP; via the coding sequence ATGATCGAACTGAGTGACGTGCAGGCCGCCGCGACTCGCCTGGAGCCGCATGTCCACCGGACACCCGTGCTGACTTCGCGCACGCTGAACGCCGCGCTGGGGCGCGAGTTGCTGTTCAAGGCCGACCACCTTCAGAAAACCGGGAGCTTCAAGGTGCGCGGGGCGCTGAACGCCGCCCTGCAACTGCCGGCCGGTACGCCGGGGCTGGTGGCCCTCTCCAGCGGCAACCACGCGCAGGGCGTGGCGTTCGCGGCCCGCGTGCTGGGCGTTCCCGCCACGATTTTCATGTACGACGACAGCACCGACCTGAAGCGGGGGGCAGTGCGGGCCTATGGCGCGGCCGTCATGGATTCCCCGCGGGCCGAAGGTGACATTCACGCCCGGGAGTACGCGGCCCAGCATGGCTTTCATTTCATTCACCCCTACGATGACCGGCACGTCATGGCGGGGCAGGGAACGCAGGGGCTGGAATTCACGCAGCAGGTCAAGGATGCGCCGGACGCCGTGCTGGTCGCGGTGGGCGGGGGCGGCATGGTCAGCGGCATCGCCACAGTCATCAAAGCCGTGTGGCCGCACACCCGCGTCATCGGGGTGGAACCGGCTGTGGCCGACGACGCCCGCCAGAGCCTCGCGGCAGGGAAGCGCGTGAGCCTGCCCGCACCGCCCCAGACCGTCGCCGACGGTGTCCGTTCCCTCTCGGTCGGGGCCTTGACCTTCCCGGTGATGCAGGGCCGTGTGGACGAGATCGTCACCGCCTCCGAGGACTCCATTCGCGCCGCGCACCGGCTGATGATGCAGCACCTCAAGCAGGTGGTGGAACCCACCGCCGCCCTGCCCATTGCCACACTGCTGGAAGGAAAGAACCTGCCGGAGCGGCTGGGCGTGTTCATCTGCGGCGGCAACTGGCTGCCCTGA
- a CDS encoding transposase: MTTKIVFGDVPRLYQNVRPFLSALAWNDVRNADTCAWLVAGCLESRICSIPAWVSGRISKAQFAQSREIQGRRFLENPKVDPFEIYAPLVFQALRHWGEHRLVLALDTSMLFGKFCLIRFAVTFRGRSLPLHQEVIQHESAQVSTRQLLPVLARVKGILDALGIHDVRLLADRGFCDTELMDWLWACGWNYRIRIKSNLILADLAGQRLCKLDEIRLRPRETRCFHNVAITGQAFGPVHVAVARPTDAQEQWQVVSSEPTSLETFAEYGERFQIEEGFLDDKSGLHGLESSKLRDVTSLNRLVMVLALATLFLITKGVQIVAEGRRRMIDPHWQRGLSYLKIGERAMRWALSRGLEVFTHLALPGGPDPEPLGKRKKKCPDPITLLEVGWTLVLRPLS, from the coding sequence GTGACGACAAAAATAGTCTTCGGGGACGTCCCCCGACTCTACCAGAATGTCCGACCCTTCCTCAGCGCCCTTGCCTGGAACGATGTCCGCAATGCGGACACCTGTGCCTGGCTCGTCGCAGGGTGCTTGGAAAGCCGAATCTGCTCCATCCCCGCGTGGGTGAGCGGGCGAATCTCGAAAGCGCAGTTCGCGCAAAGCCGAGAGATTCAGGGCCGCAGGTTTCTGGAGAACCCGAAGGTTGATCCCTTCGAGATCTATGCTCCGCTGGTCTTCCAAGCCCTTCGTCACTGGGGCGAGCACCGCCTGGTGCTCGCTCTGGACACCAGTATGCTCTTTGGGAAGTTCTGCCTGATCCGCTTTGCTGTCACGTTCAGGGGACGATCCCTTCCACTGCATCAGGAAGTCATCCAGCACGAAAGCGCCCAGGTTTCGACCCGACAACTTCTCCCTGTGCTCGCCCGTGTCAAAGGCATCCTCGATGCGTTGGGCATCCATGACGTTCGGCTCCTTGCTGATCGAGGTTTTTGTGACACCGAACTCATGGATTGGCTCTGGGCCTGTGGGTGGAATTACCGCATCCGTATCAAGTCGAACCTGATCCTCGCTGACCTTGCAGGTCAGCGCCTGTGCAAGCTCGACGAAATTCGACTCCGCCCCAGGGAAACACGCTGTTTCCACAACGTCGCCATCACTGGGCAGGCGTTTGGCCCAGTCCACGTCGCGGTCGCCAGACCGACCGACGCTCAAGAGCAGTGGCAGGTCGTGAGCAGCGAGCCGACGAGCCTGGAAACGTTCGCTGAGTACGGCGAACGCTTCCAAATCGAAGAGGGCTTCCTGGACGATAAAAGTGGTCTCCACGGGCTGGAATCCTCGAAGCTCCGTGATGTCACGAGCCTGAATAGGCTCGTCATGGTTCTGGCGCTGGCCACCCTCTTCCTGATCACCAAGGGCGTGCAAATCGTTGCGGAGGGTAGACGGCGGATGATTGACCCGCATTGGCAACGTGGGCTGAGTTATCTCAAGATTGGGGAACGGGCCATGCGCTGGGCACTCAGTCGCGGCCTCGAAGTGTTTACCCACCTGGCACTGCCAGGTGGGCCAGATCCAGAACCTCTGGGCAAACGGAAGAAGAAATGCCCTGACCCCATCACGTTGCTGGAAGTCGGCTGGACGCTGGTTTTACGTCCTCTCTCATAA
- a CDS encoding XdhC family protein: protein MNAAETRLFLAALRAALSRGQETAIATVVGVRGSAYRREGTRMLVLDDASQVCMLSGGCLEAEVVEVALEVIRTGTPSLTHYDLSEDATWGLGIGCGGSVDVRVERVDMNDPVMGAWLDVLGGGGAAVLAVPLQGAGKILVRSDGAVLGQLGPGLHDFAVTAALERLGLREPRAVTLHAPDGQAVFLDVNTPPPPLVIYGAGHDAMPLSAQAHALGYDVHVIDPREAYLTPARFPGAVLHSLAPEELAEFSMPARAQVIVMNHHLDRDRLCLHHALKSGAEYVGVLGPRSRAQDLLDALRAEGVTFTEVEMSRLRSPIGLRIGAEAPEEVALSVLAELMAWRRGYDGGFLNGHAGRIHDALTHVNET from the coding sequence GGCCCTGAGAGCAGCGTTGTCGCGGGGGCAGGAGACGGCCATCGCCACCGTGGTGGGCGTCCGGGGCAGTGCCTACCGCCGTGAGGGCACGCGCATGCTGGTGCTGGACGACGCTTCGCAGGTGTGCATGCTGTCGGGCGGCTGCCTGGAAGCCGAGGTGGTGGAGGTGGCGCTGGAGGTCATTCGCACCGGCACGCCTTCCCTGACGCACTACGACCTCTCGGAAGACGCCACCTGGGGGCTGGGCATCGGCTGCGGCGGCAGTGTGGACGTGCGCGTGGAGCGCGTGGACATGAACGACCCGGTGATGGGTGCGTGGCTGGACGTGCTGGGTGGGGGAGGGGCCGCCGTGCTGGCCGTGCCGCTGCAAGGCGCGGGAAAAATCCTGGTGCGCTCGGACGGCGCGGTGCTGGGTCAGCTGGGGCCTGGGCTGCATGACTTTGCGGTAACGGCCGCTCTGGAGCGCCTGGGCCTGCGGGAACCCCGCGCCGTGACCTTGCACGCCCCGGACGGTCAGGCGGTGTTTCTGGACGTGAACACGCCCCCGCCGCCCCTGGTGATTTACGGCGCTGGACACGACGCCATGCCCCTGTCCGCGCAGGCGCACGCCCTGGGGTACGACGTTCACGTCATTGACCCGCGTGAAGCGTACCTGACCCCGGCCCGCTTTCCCGGCGCGGTTCTGCATTCACTTGCGCCCGAAGAGTTAGCTGAATTCAGCATGCCGGCGCGGGCGCAGGTCATTGTCATGAACCACCACCTGGATCGTGATCGCCTTTGCCTCCACCACGCCCTGAAGTCCGGGGCGGAGTACGTGGGCGTGCTGGGGCCGCGCAGCCGCGCGCAGGACTTGCTGGACGCCCTGAGGGCTGAAGGCGTGACCTTCACCGAAGTGGAAATGAGCCGCCTGCGTTCCCCGATTGGGCTGCGCATCGGCGCGGAAGCGCCCGAGGAAGTGGCCCTGAGCGTCCTTGCCGAACTGATGGCCTGGCGGCGCGGGTACGACGGCGGCTTCCTGAATGGTCACGCCGGACGCATTCACGATGCCCTTACGCACGTCAACGAAACCTGA
- a CDS encoding HIT family protein has translation MSHAPPAYTCPFCLLAAGKFGPPLLNRASEVIYRDAQVVAFMAAGQFSTRPGYPGHVLIIPARHFENIYVLPDEIAARIQALARRVSLAFKHLGCEGTSTRQHNEPAGNQDVWHDHLHVFPRWAGDNLYHQQRTQPANEVQAHQAAQLKPYLDAVLRELPLLQIRN, from the coding sequence ATGAGCCACGCTCCTCCCGCCTACACCTGTCCTTTCTGCCTGCTGGCCGCGGGGAAATTCGGGCCGCCCCTCCTCAACCGGGCCAGCGAAGTTATTTACCGGGATGCTCAGGTGGTGGCGTTCATGGCCGCCGGGCAGTTCAGCACGCGCCCCGGTTACCCCGGTCACGTGCTCATCATTCCGGCGCGACACTTCGAAAACATCTATGTGCTGCCGGACGAGATCGCGGCCCGCATTCAGGCGCTGGCGCGGCGTGTGTCGCTCGCCTTCAAACATCTGGGCTGTGAAGGCACCAGCACCCGGCAACACAATGAACCCGCCGGGAATCAGGACGTGTGGCATGACCACCTGCATGTGTTCCCACGCTGGGCGGGTGACAACCTGTATCACCAGCAGCGTACCCAGCCAGCAAATGAAGTCCAGGCACATCAGGCGGCGCAACTCAAACCTTACCTGGACGCTGTTCTTCGGGAATTGCCCTTGCTACAAATTCGAAATTGA
- a CDS encoding S8 family peptidase, which translates to MNGRVTLGLLSLTLLLASCGQQASTAPDLTGGNGNPAARAQPGNAPLLGTQNPNAIPGQYIVVFSDGAAQSSNLSAQSAGGLIQSLGLDPQGVVIRNIYTQALKGFAGKLSAQNIATLRADPRVKYIEQDQTMYADATQSNPTWGLDRIDQRSLPLDSSYTYGSASNVKAYILDTGINTAHTAFGGRAVWGANFTGDGNNTDCQGHGTHVAGTVGSSTWGVAKDVRLVAVKVLNCQGSGSNAGIIQGMDWVIANKTGPSVVNMSLGPSSRATSQALDDAIARLANANVIPVVAAGNSNDDSNYYSPARAPLAITVGSTTNTDARSSFSNYGTALDIFAPGSNITSTWIGSTTATNTISGTSMATPHVAGAVALILGANPSYTTAQATSALLSKATTGKVTSAGTGSVNRLLYTGTGSTTTPPTGTTTTYSGYVSSRTSSYKPGSTGFSYAGGTLKGNLSGPSGTDFDLYLQKRSSTGTWTDVASSEGGTSSEAISYTATSGTYRWEVYSYSGRGSYTLTETK; encoded by the coding sequence ATGAACGGACGCGTTACCCTCGGCCTGCTTTCCCTCACCCTGCTTCTCGCCTCGTGCGGTCAACAGGCCAGCACTGCCCCGGACCTCACCGGTGGTAACGGTAACCCTGCCGCCCGCGCCCAGCCTGGCAACGCTCCCCTGCTCGGCACCCAGAACCCCAACGCCATCCCCGGCCAGTACATCGTGGTGTTCAGCGACGGTGCCGCCCAGAGCAGCAACCTCAGCGCCCAGAGCGCCGGCGGCCTGATCCAGAGCCTGGGCCTCGACCCCCAGGGCGTCGTCATCCGCAACATCTACACCCAGGCCCTGAAAGGCTTCGCCGGCAAACTCAGCGCCCAGAACATTGCCACCCTGCGCGCCGACCCCCGCGTCAAGTACATCGAGCAAGACCAGACCATGTACGCCGACGCCACCCAGAGCAACCCCACCTGGGGCCTCGACCGCATCGACCAGCGCAGCCTGCCCCTGGACAGCAGCTACACCTACGGCAGCGCCAGCAACGTCAAGGCCTATATCCTCGACACCGGCATCAACACCGCGCACACCGCCTTCGGCGGGCGCGCCGTGTGGGGCGCGAACTTCACCGGCGACGGCAACAACACCGACTGCCAGGGCCACGGCACGCACGTGGCCGGCACCGTGGGCAGCAGCACCTGGGGCGTCGCCAAGGACGTGCGCCTGGTCGCCGTGAAGGTTCTGAACTGCCAGGGCTCCGGCAGCAACGCCGGCATCATTCAGGGCATGGACTGGGTCATCGCCAACAAGACCGGCCCCAGCGTCGTGAACATGAGCCTCGGGCCGTCCTCCCGCGCCACCAGCCAGGCGCTTGATGACGCCATCGCCCGCCTCGCCAACGCCAACGTGATCCCGGTCGTCGCCGCCGGCAACAGCAACGACGACTCCAACTACTACAGCCCCGCCCGCGCGCCCCTGGCCATCACGGTGGGCAGCACCACCAACACCGACGCCCGCAGCAGCTTCAGCAACTACGGCACCGCGCTGGACATCTTCGCGCCCGGCAGCAACATCACCAGCACCTGGATCGGCAGCACCACCGCCACCAACACCATCAGCGGCACCAGCATGGCGACCCCCCACGTGGCCGGCGCGGTCGCCCTGATCCTGGGCGCCAACCCCAGCTACACCACGGCGCAGGCCACCAGCGCTCTGCTGAGCAAAGCCACCACTGGCAAGGTCACCAGCGCCGGCACCGGCAGCGTCAACCGCCTGCTGTACACCGGCACGGGCAGCACCACCACGCCCCCCACCGGCACCACCACCACCTACAGCGGCTACGTCAGCAGCCGGACAAGCAGCTACAAGCCCGGCAGCACCGGCTTCAGCTACGCGGGCGGCACCCTGAAGGGCAACCTGAGCGGCCCCAGCGGCACCGACTTCGACCTGTACCTCCAGAAGCGCAGCAGCACCGGCACCTGGACCGACGTCGCCAGCAGTGAAGGCGGCACCAGCAGCGAAGCCATCAGCTACACCGCCACCAGCGGCACCTATCGCTGGGAGGTCTACAGCTACTCCGGCAGGGGCTCCTACACCCTCACCGAAACCAAGTAA
- a CDS encoding (2Fe-2S) ferredoxin domain-containing protein, whose translation MSAKFFPTNGHLLVCQNGTCQRLGSPLLFQALWKYLERENLAYYKKGGTLRLTQSGCLGACGYGPTLCVYRQRGGQLEEAWYGAVDFPLAAQIAQAVHSEADLPTERKYGPTPPNLD comes from the coding sequence ATGTCTGCCAAGTTCTTTCCCACCAACGGTCACCTGCTGGTCTGCCAGAACGGCACCTGTCAGCGCCTCGGCTCGCCGCTGCTGTTTCAGGCCCTGTGGAAGTACCTGGAACGTGAGAACCTCGCCTATTACAAGAAGGGCGGCACGCTGCGCCTGACCCAGAGCGGTTGCCTCGGCGCGTGCGGGTACGGCCCCACCCTGTGCGTGTACCGCCAGCGCGGCGGGCAACTGGAGGAAGCCTGGTACGGCGCGGTGGACTTCCCGCTGGCCGCTCAGATTGCGCAGGCTGTGCACAGCGAAGCCGATTTGCCCACCGAACGCAAGTACGGCCCGACTCCTCCCAACCTGGACTGA
- the xseB gene encoding exodeoxyribonuclease VII small subunit, with protein MSSGDPTTYREAYATLSRIAAELENGDADLDEVLPLLEVAREAYAHCRQRIEAVRSVLQGDWDDPEDPGSDLDGEDGEEDAADIE; from the coding sequence GTGAGTTCCGGCGACCCCACCACCTACCGCGAGGCTTACGCCACCCTGTCCCGCATTGCCGCCGAGCTGGAGAACGGCGACGCCGACCTGGACGAGGTGCTGCCCCTGCTGGAAGTTGCCCGTGAGGCTTACGCCCACTGCCGCCAGCGCATCGAGGCCGTGCGCAGCGTGCTGCAAGGCGACTGGGACGATCCCGAAGACCCTGGCAGTGATCTCGATGGGGAAGACGGGGAAGAGGACGCCGCCGATATCGAGTAA
- a CDS encoding flavin reductase family protein, which yields MSMTDQPAHTHFDLTALPPAERYKLLTACVVPRPVAWVCTLNEEGRVNLAPFSFFGLMGSDPPVVTFAPGNHPDGTPKDTARNISGGADFTVNLVSRALAEVMNATATEFPSQYSEPDTLGIELVAGLKVRTPRVALSPAVLECREVQTLLIGRTRIVLGEVLGISICADAIQNAEKHYVDTAALDLIGRMGGRGGYATTRDTFEIRRIPFAEWQQENES from the coding sequence ATGTCCATGACGGATCAGCCGGCCCACACCCATTTTGACCTGACGGCCCTGCCGCCGGCGGAGCGTTACAAACTCCTGACCGCCTGCGTGGTGCCGCGCCCGGTGGCCTGGGTGTGTACGCTGAACGAAGAGGGCCGCGTGAATCTCGCCCCGTTCAGTTTCTTCGGCCTGATGGGCAGCGACCCGCCGGTGGTGACGTTCGCGCCGGGAAACCACCCGGACGGCACCCCCAAAGACACTGCCCGGAACATTTCAGGTGGGGCGGACTTCACGGTGAATCTGGTCAGCCGGGCACTGGCAGAGGTCATGAACGCCACCGCCACGGAATTTCCATCGCAGTACAGTGAGCCGGACACGCTTGGCATTGAACTGGTCGCGGGTCTGAAGGTTCGGACACCCCGTGTGGCGCTCAGTCCCGCCGTACTGGAGTGCCGTGAAGTGCAGACCCTCCTGATTGGCCGGACGCGCATCGTGCTGGGTGAGGTGCTGGGCATCAGTATTTGCGCCGACGCCATTCAGAACGCCGAAAAACATTATGTAGACACGGCCGCCCTCGACCTGATCGGGCGCATGGGTGGGCGCGGCGGGTACGCCACGACGCGGGATACTTTCGAGATCAGGCGCATTCCCTTTGCGGAGTGGCAACAGGAGAACGAGTCATGA
- a CDS encoding DNA-3-methyladenine glycosylase family protein yields the protein MTFTPPLTHHADATAHLSRDPVMREVIAQVGELAVLTPTPDPFGTLVRSVTGQQLSVKAAASIHARLVERLGEVTPETLLEADGDDLRGVGLSWAKVRTLRAVGEAAATGHIDFDHLAMLPDEEIIAELTPLPGIGRWTVEMFLMFALARPDVFSFGDLALRQGVARLHPNLQNHEVMALWEPYRTLAARYIWADNARIKKGGMPI from the coding sequence ATGACTTTCACTCCGCCCCTCACGCACCACGCGGACGCCACCGCCCACCTGTCGCGCGATCCGGTCATGCGGGAGGTCATCGCCCAAGTGGGTGAACTGGCCGTTCTGACCCCCACCCCCGACCCTTTCGGCACGCTGGTGCGCAGCGTCACCGGACAGCAACTCAGCGTGAAAGCGGCCGCCAGCATCCACGCCCGCCTGGTCGAGCGCCTGGGTGAAGTCACCCCCGAAACCCTGCTGGAAGCCGATGGCGACGACCTGCGCGGCGTGGGCCTTTCCTGGGCCAAGGTTCGCACCCTCAGGGCCGTCGGCGAGGCTGCCGCCACCGGACATATCGACTTCGACCACCTCGCCATGCTGCCCGACGAGGAAATCATCGCTGAATTGACGCCTCTGCCTGGCATTGGCCGCTGGACCGTCGAGATGTTCCTGATGTTCGCTCTGGCCCGCCCGGACGTGTTCAGTTTCGGAGACCTGGCCCTGCGTCAGGGCGTGGCCCGCTTGCACCCTAACTTGCAAAACCATGAAGTCATGGCCCTGTGGGAACCCTACCGCACCCTCGCGGCCCGCTACATCTGGGCCGACAATGCCCGAATCAAGAAGGGTGGAATGCCGATTTAA
- a CDS encoding FecCD family ABC transporter permease → MSASRSISLLPKATLLLVLLLGAVVLGTGLGSVNIPPAEVLAALWRGVSGQELAPNDVIVWQVRLPRVVMAVLVGASLSVCGGAFQGVFRNPLSDPYLLGVASGSALGATLAITAGWPHALIPLVAMVAAVAAVLITLSLAREGRRFPPTRLILAGVVVGSVCSAATTALILRGEDRARQVLSYTLGNLSFSGWKDVLTVLPYVGLGCGVLLLLARALDTLQLGDLTARSLGIPVDRLRLIVVVAASLATAGAVAYVGIIGFVGLIVPHIVRLAFGASHKVLLPLSALLGGALLVLADLLARTTPLSQVGIVTTLLGGPFFLYLLRKGVKE, encoded by the coding sequence ATGTCGGCATCTCGCTCCATTTCCCTGCTTCCCAAAGCGACACTCTTGCTGGTGCTGCTGCTGGGGGCAGTGGTCCTGGGGACGGGGCTGGGTAGCGTGAATATTCCCCCCGCCGAGGTGCTCGCGGCCCTGTGGCGCGGCGTGAGCGGCCAGGAACTGGCGCCTAACGACGTGATCGTGTGGCAGGTGCGCCTGCCCCGCGTGGTGATGGCAGTGCTGGTGGGCGCGTCCCTGAGCGTATGCGGCGGGGCGTTTCAAGGTGTGTTTCGCAACCCGCTGTCCGACCCTTACCTGCTGGGTGTGGCGAGTGGCAGTGCGCTGGGGGCCACGCTGGCGATCACGGCAGGCTGGCCTCACGCGTTGATTCCACTGGTGGCCATGGTCGCGGCGGTGGCCGCCGTGCTGATTACGCTGTCCCTGGCCCGTGAAGGAAGGCGTTTTCCGCCCACACGCCTGATCCTGGCAGGCGTGGTGGTGGGCAGCGTGTGCAGCGCGGCCACCACGGCCCTGATCCTGCGCGGTGAAGACCGGGCGCGGCAAGTGCTGTCGTACACCCTGGGTAACCTGAGTTTCAGCGGCTGGAAGGACGTGCTGACCGTTCTGCCTTACGTGGGCCTGGGGTGCGGCGTGCTGCTGCTGCTGGCCCGCGCGCTGGACACCCTGCAACTGGGCGACCTGACCGCCCGCAGCCTGGGCATTCCGGTGGATCGTCTGCGCCTCATTGTGGTGGTGGCCGCCAGCCTCGCCACGGCGGGCGCGGTGGCTTACGTGGGCATCATCGGGTTCGTGGGCCTCATCGTGCCGCACATCGTCCGGCTGGCGTTCGGCGCGAGTCATAAAGTGCTGCTGCCGCTGTCCGCGCTGCTGGGCGGGGCGCTGCTGGTGCTGGCGGATCTGCTGGCCCGCACCACACCCCTCTCGCAGGTGGGCATCGTTACCACCCTGCTCGGTGGGCCGTTCTTCCTGTACCTGCTGCGCAAAGGCGTGAAGGAATGA
- a CDS encoding YbaY family lipoprotein — protein MRLIFALFSALMLTSLTTAGAQTRIGTVTLTKATTPTQPQNRPASQNAASTSMASVPAGWVEVRGRISAGAPVTLPVGSTVTVVLENQTSPATVVRVQFKTRRLSTPYQLILSPGRLNSRSIYTVRSVITDASGKTLYQSSAVKLPSRSSSVIDLTVR, from the coding sequence ATGCGATTGATTTTTGCCCTGTTCTCTGCCCTGATGCTGACCAGCCTGACCACAGCCGGGGCGCAGACCAGGATCGGCACCGTTACCCTGACCAAAGCCACCACGCCCACCCAACCACAGAACCGCCCAGCCAGTCAGAATGCGGCGAGCACATCAATGGCCAGTGTCCCGGCCGGATGGGTTGAAGTCAGGGGCCGTATCAGCGCCGGTGCGCCCGTCACGCTTCCGGTCGGCAGCACAGTGACCGTTGTGCTGGAAAACCAGACCTCCCCGGCCACCGTCGTGCGCGTTCAGTTCAAAACTCGCCGCCTCAGCACGCCTTACCAGTTGATCTTAAGCCCCGGACGGCTGAACAGCCGCTCTATATATACGGTGCGATCTGTCATCACCGATGCCAGCGGGAAGACCCTGTACCAGAGCAGCGCCGTGAAGTTGCCCTCCAGGAGCAGCTCGGTCATCGACCTGACCGTGCGCTGA